A genomic window from Pseudomonas argentinensis includes:
- a CDS encoding pyridoxal-phosphate-dependent aminotransferase family protein encodes MNTTFLPVNPPQRLLMGPGPINADPRVLRAMSSQLIGQYDPAMTGYMNEVMALYRGVFRTANAATLLVDGTSRAGIEAILVSAIRPGDKVLVPVLGRFGHLLCEIARRCRAEVHSIEVPWGEVFTPEQIEDAVRQVKPRLLLTVQGDTSTTLLQPLAELGDICRRHGVLFYTDATASLGGNPLEADAWGLDAVSAGLQKCLGGPSGTAPITLSATMVEVIRRRAHVEAGIRTAAHQDGDDEMIYSNYFDLGMILDYWGPERLNHHTEATSALFGARECARVLLDEGLDAAIARHKLHGDALLKGIQGMGLETFGNLEHKMNNVLGVVIPDGVHGEQVRQILLQDFGIEIGTSFGPLAGKIWRIGTMGYNARKDCVMQTLSALEAVLNRLGLRTTQGAAMQAAWDHYGERG; translated from the coding sequence ATGAACACGACTTTCCTGCCCGTCAATCCGCCCCAGCGCCTGCTCATGGGCCCGGGCCCGATCAATGCCGACCCCCGCGTGCTGCGCGCCATGTCCAGCCAGCTGATCGGCCAGTACGACCCGGCCATGACCGGCTACATGAACGAGGTGATGGCCTTGTACCGCGGCGTGTTCCGCACCGCCAATGCCGCCACCCTGCTGGTCGACGGCACTTCCCGCGCCGGTATCGAGGCCATTCTGGTGTCGGCGATTCGCCCGGGCGACAAGGTGCTGGTGCCGGTGTTGGGTCGCTTCGGCCATCTGCTCTGTGAAATCGCCCGGCGTTGCCGCGCCGAGGTGCACAGCATCGAAGTGCCCTGGGGTGAGGTGTTCACGCCAGAGCAGATCGAGGATGCCGTCAGGCAGGTGAAGCCGCGCCTGCTGCTGACCGTACAGGGCGATACCTCGACCACCCTGCTGCAGCCGCTGGCCGAGCTGGGTGACATCTGCCGCCGCCACGGCGTGCTGTTCTATACCGACGCCACCGCCTCCCTGGGCGGCAACCCGCTGGAGGCCGATGCCTGGGGCCTGGATGCGGTGTCCGCCGGCTTGCAGAAGTGCCTGGGCGGGCCGTCCGGCACCGCGCCGATCACCCTGAGTGCGACGATGGTGGAGGTGATCCGTCGTCGCGCCCACGTGGAGGCCGGCATCCGTACCGCCGCCCACCAGGACGGCGATGACGAGATGATCTATTCCAACTACTTCGACCTCGGCATGATCCTCGACTACTGGGGCCCCGAGCGCCTCAACCACCACACCGAAGCCACCTCGGCACTGTTCGGCGCCCGCGAGTGCGCGCGGGTACTGCTCGACGAAGGCCTGGACGCCGCAATCGCCCGCCACAAGCTGCATGGCGACGCCCTGCTCAAGGGCATCCAGGGCATGGGCCTGGAGACCTTCGGCAACCTCGAACACAAGATGAACAACGTGCTGGGCGTGGTGATTCCCGACGGTGTACACGGCGAGCAGGTGCGCCAGATCCTGCTGCAGGACTTCGGCATCGAGATCGGCACCTCCTTTGGGCCGCTGGCTGGCAAGATCTGGCGCATCGGCACCATGGGCTACAACGCCCGCAAGGATTGCGTGATGCAGACCCTCAGCGCCCTGGAGGCGGTGCTCAATCGCCTTGGCCTGCGTACCACCCAGGGCGCGGCCATGCAGGCGGCCTGGGATCACTACGGCGAGCGCGGCTGA
- a CDS encoding amino acid ABC transporter ATP-binding protein yields MPLITIDQVQKYYGDNHVLKGVDLDIEVGEVVSIIGRSGSGKSTLLRCINGLEGYQDGSIKLAGMTVTDRESQAREISRSVGMVFQSFNLFPHMTARENVMLAPRRVLKKSDAECRELAARMLEKVGLGDRLDYYPASLSGGQQQRVAIARALAMSPKVLLCDEITSALDPELVGEVLKVLEQLAKEGMTLILVTHEMNFAQEVGDRVVFMHQGRVWEQGASRELFANPQSAELKQFISSVRGLN; encoded by the coding sequence GTACTACGGCGACAACCACGTGCTCAAGGGGGTCGATCTCGACATCGAGGTCGGCGAGGTGGTGTCGATCATCGGCCGCAGTGGCTCGGGCAAGAGCACCTTGCTGCGCTGCATCAATGGGCTGGAGGGCTATCAGGACGGCAGTATCAAGCTCGCCGGCATGACCGTCACCGATCGCGAGTCCCAGGCCCGGGAAATCAGTCGCTCGGTGGGCATGGTGTTCCAGAGCTTCAACCTGTTCCCGCACATGACCGCCCGTGAGAACGTCATGCTGGCACCGCGTCGCGTGCTGAAGAAGAGCGATGCCGAGTGCCGCGAGCTGGCCGCGCGCATGCTCGAGAAGGTTGGCCTGGGTGATCGCCTGGACTACTACCCGGCAAGCCTCTCCGGCGGCCAGCAGCAGCGGGTCGCCATCGCCCGTGCGCTGGCCATGTCGCCCAAGGTGCTGCTGTGCGACGAGATCACCTCGGCGCTCGATCCGGAACTGGTTGGCGAGGTGCTCAAGGTGCTCGAACAACTGGCCAAGGAGGGCATGACCCTGATCCTGGTCACCCACGAAATGAACTTCGCCCAGGAAGTCGGCGACCGCGTGGTGTTCATGCACCAGGGCCGGGTGTGGGAGCAGGGCGCCAGCCGCGAGCTGTTCGCCAACCCGCAGAGCGCCGAACTCAAGCAATTCATCTCGTCCGTACGCGGACTGAACTGA